The Novosphingobium kaempferiae genome includes a window with the following:
- the addA gene encoding double-strand break repair helicase AddA: protein MSGPATVHPLHGNQMLAVDPQETVWLSASAGTGKTQVLSSRVLRLLLQPDVDPSQILCLTFTKAGATEMAARINGTLAEWVRLDEFDLRQRLAAIGATASDDNLARARTLFASVLDSPGGGLRIDTIHAFSQWLLATFPQEADLIPGSRPMEDRERDLLARQVLADLLVDAENAPFGDPALLRAVEQLSLRHGPDAVMGFLLRCASAREAWFGPGGWQAPDMRSNVLRLLGLPSEADGDWLAARCADDAFDVRSLRHCMAVNAEWGTKTGLGAVDAISEWLLGTGAQRLESLDALAKVFLTAKGEPKSTTSQDKLDPGYADSCARVIERILEVRALRGLLMLADRLVPALRLGRAFALAWDAAKQREGLIDFDDQIRRAADLLANQAQADWIRYKLDRRFDHILVDEAQDTNAAQWDIIFAMAGEFWAGLSKYEGGRPEELMRTLFVVGDYKQAIFRFQGTSPENFRRAADRVRREMDGAAENAAMLRSNHSARGLLELGLDRSFRTAQTVLDFVDRAITGIGHASFGLDQPPEPHEGQERPGYVALWHPVSDAADADDEELPDEEGATPDWLSRPDRQMAERIALQVRDWLDEQGPGFTLVKGKPRRAEAGDIMVLVRQRKELAGLIVARLHAAGVPVAGVDRLRLGAPLAVKDLVAALRFAVQPLDDLNLAALLVSPLVGWSQEQLLAHGYRERHTRLWEHLRRSREPEVAAVMEQLGEVLRRADYDPPQDLLQWLLVGSWQGRRRLVARLGTEANDPIDELVNAAKAYAVTDTPSLAGFLAWFDAGDGELKREADNAAGLVRVMTVHGSKGLQAPIVILADATSNPDNARERGFDLPDPVNPAREIPLPPLSKDEKQGRIAARIEEGKLGDEQEHWRLLYVAMTRAEEALFVGGALTNRDKGEPSPKSWYARLRALFPAEAELADPIWGARCEHGTPAPSVPVRAAAPMLDLREPLPRWLERGPPAEPRPPRPLAPSALGEEDAPDPPFPPGAGRDAARRGTLVHRLLERLPDVASATRAEAGRGWLARHAADLPEADREALLASALTVLGNPEWADLFGPDSLAEVPVAAVVGGQVVAGTIDRLVIEPGRVRLVDYKSARRPPDRIDAVPRGVLRQMGAYAAALEATFPGRAVEVALLYTAVPRLIEVPAAVLAQHKPDLEPRE, encoded by the coding sequence ATGAGCGGCCCGGCTACCGTCCATCCGCTGCACGGCAACCAGATGCTTGCGGTCGATCCGCAGGAGACGGTGTGGCTTTCCGCGTCGGCAGGCACGGGCAAGACGCAGGTGCTGTCCTCGCGCGTGCTGCGGCTTTTGCTGCAGCCCGACGTCGATCCCTCGCAGATCCTGTGCCTTACGTTCACCAAGGCCGGGGCGACCGAGATGGCAGCGCGCATCAACGGGACGCTGGCCGAATGGGTGCGGCTGGACGAGTTCGACTTGCGGCAGCGCCTTGCCGCGATCGGTGCGACCGCCAGCGACGACAACCTCGCCCGGGCGCGCACGCTGTTCGCCTCGGTGCTCGACAGTCCGGGCGGGGGGCTCCGGATCGACACGATCCATGCGTTTTCGCAATGGCTGCTGGCGACGTTCCCGCAGGAGGCGGACCTCATCCCCGGCAGTCGCCCGATGGAGGACCGCGAACGCGATCTCCTCGCGCGGCAGGTGCTGGCCGACCTGCTGGTAGATGCGGAGAACGCGCCGTTCGGCGATCCTGCCTTGCTGCGGGCGGTGGAGCAGCTTTCGCTGCGGCATGGCCCCGATGCGGTGATGGGCTTCTTGTTGCGCTGCGCCTCGGCGCGGGAGGCATGGTTCGGTCCGGGCGGCTGGCAGGCTCCCGACATGCGGAGCAATGTGCTGCGGCTGCTGGGACTGCCCTCGGAGGCCGATGGCGACTGGCTCGCCGCGCGCTGTGCGGACGATGCGTTCGATGTGCGCTCGCTGCGGCACTGCATGGCGGTCAATGCCGAATGGGGCACCAAGACCGGGCTCGGCGCGGTCGATGCGATCAGCGAGTGGCTGCTGGGCACCGGCGCGCAGCGGCTGGAGAGCCTTGATGCATTGGCCAAGGTCTTCCTGACCGCCAAGGGCGAGCCCAAGTCCACGACCTCGCAGGACAAGCTCGACCCCGGTTACGCCGATTCCTGCGCGCGGGTGATCGAGCGTATTCTGGAAGTGCGCGCCTTGCGCGGGCTGCTCATGCTGGCCGACCGGCTGGTGCCGGCGCTGCGCCTAGGCCGCGCATTCGCGCTGGCTTGGGATGCGGCGAAGCAGCGGGAAGGGCTGATCGACTTCGACGACCAGATCCGCCGCGCCGCCGACCTCCTCGCCAATCAGGCGCAGGCGGACTGGATCCGCTACAAGCTGGACCGGCGCTTCGACCACATCCTCGTCGACGAGGCGCAGGACACCAACGCCGCGCAGTGGGACATCATCTTCGCGATGGCGGGCGAGTTCTGGGCGGGCCTGTCCAAGTACGAGGGCGGTCGGCCCGAAGAGCTGATGCGCACGCTGTTCGTCGTGGGCGACTACAAGCAGGCGATTTTCCGCTTTCAGGGCACCAGCCCGGAGAACTTCCGCCGCGCCGCCGACCGCGTGCGGCGCGAAATGGACGGGGCGGCTGAGAACGCGGCGATGCTGCGCAGCAATCACTCGGCGCGCGGGCTGCTGGAACTCGGGCTCGACCGTTCGTTCCGCACGGCGCAGACGGTGCTCGATTTCGTCGACCGGGCGATCACCGGTATCGGTCATGCCAGCTTCGGCCTCGACCAGCCGCCGGAGCCGCACGAGGGGCAGGAGCGTCCCGGCTACGTCGCGCTGTGGCATCCGGTGAGTGATGCCGCCGACGCGGACGACGAGGAACTGCCGGACGAGGAAGGCGCGACGCCGGACTGGCTTTCTCGCCCCGACCGCCAGATGGCCGAGCGCATCGCGCTGCAGGTCCGGGACTGGCTGGACGAGCAGGGGCCGGGCTTCACGCTGGTGAAGGGCAAGCCGCGCCGGGCGGAAGCGGGCGACATCATGGTGCTGGTTCGCCAGCGCAAGGAATTGGCGGGGCTGATCGTCGCGCGGCTCCATGCTGCGGGCGTGCCGGTGGCGGGCGTCGACCGCCTGCGTCTTGGCGCGCCGCTGGCGGTGAAGGATCTCGTCGCCGCGCTTCGCTTCGCGGTGCAGCCGCTCGACGACCTGAACCTTGCCGCGCTGCTGGTCTCGCCGCTCGTCGGCTGGAGCCAGGAGCAGTTGCTGGCGCACGGCTATCGCGAAAGGCACACGCGGTTGTGGGAGCATCTGCGTCGCTCGCGCGAGCCCGAGGTCGCAGCGGTGATGGAGCAACTTGGCGAAGTGCTGCGCCGCGCGGATTACGATCCGCCGCAGGACTTGCTGCAATGGCTGCTGGTGGGATCGTGGCAGGGGCGACGGCGGCTGGTTGCGCGGCTGGGCACCGAGGCGAACGATCCGATCGACGAACTGGTCAACGCCGCCAAGGCCTATGCCGTCACCGATACGCCCAGCCTAGCCGGGTTCCTTGCGTGGTTCGACGCGGGCGACGGCGAGTTGAAGCGCGAGGCGGACAATGCTGCGGGGCTGGTGCGGGTGATGACCGTGCACGGCTCCAAGGGCCTGCAGGCGCCGATCGTCATCCTCGCCGATGCGACGAGCAATCCCGACAACGCGCGCGAGCGCGGCTTCGACCTGCCCGATCCGGTCAATCCGGCGCGCGAGATTCCGCTGCCGCCGCTCTCGAAGGACGAGAAGCAGGGTCGCATCGCCGCGCGGATCGAGGAAGGCAAGCTGGGCGACGAGCAGGAGCACTGGCGCCTGCTCTACGTCGCCATGACCCGCGCGGAGGAAGCGCTGTTCGTCGGCGGCGCGCTCACCAATCGCGACAAGGGCGAACCGAGTCCGAAGAGCTGGTACGCCCGCCTGCGCGCTCTGTTCCCCGCCGAAGCGGAACTGGCCGATCCGATCTGGGGCGCGCGGTGCGAGCATGGCACGCCCGCGCCCTCGGTTCCGGTGCGGGCGGCAGCGCCGATGCTCGACTTGCGCGAGCCGCTGCCGCGCTGGCTGGAGCGTGGCCCGCCCGCCGAACCGCGCCCGCCGCGTCCGCTCGCGCCTTCGGCTCTGGGTGAGGAGGATGCGCCCGATCCGCCGTTCCCGCCGGGCGCTGGCCGCGATGCCGCGCGGCGCGGGACGCTGGTTCACAGGCTGCTGGAGCGGTTGCCCGATGTGGCTTCGGCCACGCGCGCGGAGGCCGGGCGCGGCTGGCTTGCGCGCCATGCCGCCGATCTCCCTGAGGCCGACCGCGAGGCGCTGCTGGCGAGTGCGCTGACGGTGCTCGGTAACCCGGAATGGGCGGACCTGTTCGGACCGGACAGCCTTGCCGAAGTGCCGGTTGCCGCAGTCGTCGGCGGGCAGGTGGTTGCGGGCACGATCGATCGACTGGTCATTGAGCCGGGCCGCGTGCGCCTTGTCGACTACAAGAGCGCGCGCCGTCCGCCAGACCGGATCGACGCGGTGCCCCGGGGCGTGCTGCGCCAGATGGGTGCCTACGCCGCCGCGCTGGAGGCGACGTTCCCCGGTCGTGCGGTCGAGGTCGCACTACTCTATACCGCCGTGCCCCGGCTGATCGAGGTGCCCGCCGCCGTGCTGGCACAGCACAAGCCGGACTTGGAACCGCGCGAGTAA